From Cyanobacteria bacterium FACHB-DQ100:
GTTCAAGTTCTGGCGGGCTTGAGCCATTGCCGGAGCACTCATCAGCACAGTCTGAATTAGCAGCCAGCCCACAAGCGCAGCTTTTGTCACTTTGGATTTCGCTTTAGTGAGGGGCAGTGATTGCGCGAGGTTGCGGGAGCCTTTCATCATGAGTTGCCTTTTGCCTGTGGGACAGTGTGAAAAACTATAATACGGGGAAACTATAGTGCAGGGAAACTATAGCGGGTCAAGAGACGCTTATGCCACTGAAAAAGCGTCTCTATTTTTCTAGTCTAGCCCCGTCAACACGAATTCGACACCTGAGCCGTTCGACTTTCGGGAGTGTACTTTACAATTCTGAGGCAGTTCCGCTGTCCCTGGCGATCGTAGCTCACTTCATCGGCTAAGCGGCGCAGCAAGAACCAGCCATATCCTCCTTCCTGTAGAGTTCCGGGCTGGGGTTCTCGGATATTGTTGGGATCAAAAGGTTGTCCCCAATCCCAGATCTGGATTTCCATACGATCGTCGTGTAGGGCGACCTCAATGTCAATCGAGGTGTCATTTGAAAGTCCGGAATGAGCGTGGCGCACTGCATTCGTGAATCCTTCTGCCAAAGCGAGGTTAAGACGGTGAAGCTGATTGTCGCGACGGGGAAAGTGAGGGTCATGCTGATGCCAAAATCCCTCGAACCACCTTTGGACGTGGTTCAATACGGTAAGATTACTGTTAACTGACAGATGCTCTTGCTGAAACATACTCCGATGCGTTGACTCGATCGCGGGGCTAGTGGTCTCAGTTTTTAACTGTACTTATGATACGTGTCTTTTTAGCGGCGATTCTTTGTATTTTTCCTGAACTCTGCTGAAACATTTGGCACATCGCAGCAGTTTGTTGCGTGGATTTTAATGACTGGGATGAATCTCTAGCGTTTGCCGTTGCAATTCTAACAATTCTTTGATGCCTTTTTCGGCAAGATCCATGATTTGATCTAATTGTCGGCGGGTGAAGCTGCCCTGCTCTGCTGTGCCCTGAATTTCAATGATTTCTAG
This genomic window contains:
- a CDS encoding ATP-binding protein — translated: MFQQEHLSVNSNLTVLNHVQRWFEGFWHQHDPHFPRRDNQLHRLNLALAEGFTNAVRHAHSGLSNDTSIDIEVALHDDRMEIQIWDWGQPFDPNNIREPQPGTLQEGGYGWFLLRRLADEVSYDRQGQRNCLRIVKYTPESRTAQVSNSC